A portion of the Clostridium gelidum genome contains these proteins:
- a CDS encoding D-alanyl-D-alanine carboxypeptidase family protein codes for MDKLKKGKWLKSNAQKFGFIMRYIIEKESITGCNYKCWHIRCAGIKVAKEIFNKTYGARRIFR; via the coding sequence TTGGACAAACTAAAAAAAGGAAAGTGGTTGAAATCCAATGCTCAAAAATTTGGATTTATTATGAGATATATCATCGAAAAAGAATCTATAACTGGATGTAATTATAAATGCTGGCATATTCGCTGTGCTGGAATAAAGGTAGCAAAAGAAATATTTAATAAAACATATGGTGCTAGAAGAATTTTTAGATGA
- a CDS encoding RNA polymerase sigma factor, whose amino-acid sequence MSEIELVKKIQSGDMNALGEIFEIYKNGALKYSYLITGNKFTSEDIVQETFIKCYINVNSLKKLEQFKPWFFKILTRIAWKHVGKEKKALPIENIFEKADDVSINESINMYMRNQEEEALHVEIEHLDLKQKTVIVLYYFNGLSIKEIAKVMGCFEGTVKSRLHSARKKLKESLLDNEGYNKVKAKECEV is encoded by the coding sequence TTGAGTGAAATAGAGCTTGTTAAAAAAATCCAGTCTGGTGATATGAATGCCTTAGGTGAAATATTTGAAATATATAAAAATGGGGCACTTAAATATTCATATCTTATTACAGGTAATAAATTTACGAGTGAAGATATTGTACAAGAAACATTTATAAAATGTTATATAAATGTAAATAGCTTAAAAAAATTAGAACAGTTTAAACCATGGTTTTTTAAAATTCTTACAAGAATTGCTTGGAAACATGTTGGTAAAGAAAAGAAAGCATTGCCAATAGAAAATATTTTTGAAAAAGCAGATGATGTAAGTATTAATGAATCAATAAATATGTACATGAGAAATCAAGAGGAAGAAGCACTCCATGTTGAAATTGAACATCTAGATTTAAAACAGAAAACAGTTATAGTACTTTATTATTTCAATGGATTGTCAATTAAAGAAATAGCAAAGGTTATGGGATGCTTTGAGGGTACGGTAAAGTCAAGGCTTCATAGTGCAAGAAAAAAATTAAAAGAAAGCTTATTGGATAATGAAGGATATAACAAAGTAAAGGCAAAGGAGTGTGAAGTTTAA